A region of the Ignavibacteria bacterium genome:
CTGTCAAATACTATATCTCTTATTTTGTTCCCAGGCAGTCCCGAATTTGCTGAATCATACCTTGTCCATTGATTGTTGTAAAACTTTACAATTCCGCTATCTTGGGTTCCAATCCATATTGCCCCGTATCTATCAGGAGTAATGCATAAAACAGGGGCATTAGGCAATCCGGAATTACTCGAATTGTAAACAATAATGTTCTGAGAAAAAACGTTACTTATAAATACCGCTGATAGAAGTAATATGTATAAACAGGTTAATTTAATTTTCATAAACATAATTTATAGAATATTTAATATCAGGTTTGATAGATGAATCTAAAAAATGAAAAGTAATTGAAGATAAAGAAATTATCAAAATAAGTTCTCGCCCCTCAGACAAACAAATTTGATAACTCAAATTATTCATAATTGTATTTGCTTAATCCCCCTAATGAATCAAATAGATACTATTTTTTGGAGGGCGTTTATTAATACTTGAATTAAAATAGTCATTATTTAATTTTATGTCAATGTAACATATAGTATTCATCAAGTTACAGATTTGCGGGAAAATTATTTTGTCTCAAAAGTAATATTTTTGATAGAAGCAAAAAAGGAATTATTAAATTGATAAGGTTCCCGATATGACTTCGCGGTGGACACGGCGTAGACTATTAATATAAACAAAAAAGAGAAAAGCAAATTATCGAGATTCTGACCGCAAGGGTCGTCCGCCAAAGAAATGTCGGATCTGCGACTCGGAAGCAGAGAAGAACAATTTATCTTGATAAGATCCCCTGCCTGTGGCAGGCAGGCCGATTAAAACATTCGGTAAGAACAATTTATCTTGATAAGATCCCCGCTAAGAGCATGCGGGGAAGACAAAAGGGGGTGGTTTTGAGACAAACTTCGCGGTGGATACGGCGTAGACTGTGATAATAAACAAAAAAGAGAAAAGCAAATTATAGAAATATTTTACCGCAAGGGTCGCAGAGGAAGCAGAGAAGAATTAGTTATCTTGATAAGATTCCCGATTAAAACATTCGGGAATGACAAATGGGGGTGGTTTTGAGACATACTCCGTTGAGGACACAGCGTAGACTTTGGCTATAACAAAATAGTGAAAAACAAATTATAGAAATATTTTATCGCAAGGGTCGCAGAGGAAGCAGAGAAGAATTAGTTATCTTGATAAGATTCCCGATTAAAACATTCGGGAATGACAAATGGGGGTGGTTTTGAGACATACTCCATTGAGGACACGGCGTAGCCTATGGCTATAAACAAAATAGAGAAAAACAAATTATAGAGATTCTGAACGCAAGGGTCGCAGAGGAAGCAGAGAAGAATTAGTTATCTTGATAAGATTCCCGATTAAAACATTCGGGAATGACAAATGGGGGTGGATTTGAGACAAACTCCGAAGAGGACATGGCGTAGCCTTTGGATATAAACAAAAAAGAGAAAAGCAAATTATAGAGATTCTGACCGCAAGGGACGTCCGCAGCGGTGGATCTACGACTCGAAGAGCAAAGACCGTTCGCCACGTCGAATCTTCGACAAAGAGAACATAGAAAATTTTTTAATTCGGTGAAAAAGGAAAGATAATATCGTTATTATTTTTGTAAAAAGATTGTTTTAATACAACGATATACAACTTTTGAGGGGTTACAGGGGATAGAAATTTTGCTTGCCAGAAGATTCTACTGATTCATAATTTGTTGATTAATATTCTACGTTCATGCGGATGTAACCGAAGCTGAAATCTTTTTTGTATCCTTCGGTTATATAGTTTTGAATATTATAGCCGTAGTAGAAATCGAAGATATAGTTGCGGATTGGAATCCACCTGAAGTTTAAGCCGATGGCGTCAGTGTTAACTCGGTTGCCGGCGAGGAAAGGAGCTTCTTCGGGGTCGATTCCTGTTCTGTGCCCCTGGGCAATATCGCCTCCGACGTTTGTAACGAGATTACCGTTTGCGTCGTAGATATTATTTCCTTTTCTGACGTGGCTGTATTCGAGATTAATTCTTCCCCAGTCGGAGATGTTGTAAGTGATGCGGGTGAAGAGTTCGTCGGCGTTTGGTCCAATGCGGTGGCCGAGATTGACGCCGTAGGCAGTATAGTTATCACGGATATCGTAGTGAGTATAGGTATAAGGTCTTATTTTTGTGTATTCAACAGTTAAGGAAAGATTTTTTATAAAAGGTTCATAAATCATAGTACCGATTTGATAAACATATTTCTGTGAGCGAGTCGTGGCACCAGAAAGAATAGCAAACTGTTCGTCATCGTCAACGAAGAAAGTACCCTGAAGCTCGACATTTTTAAGGAATTTTGTTTTGAAGTCGAAAATGAAATTCTTATTATCTCTATCCTGAAGGGATTTTTCGGCAAAGTGCCAGAGCAGGATAGGATTCAAGTAAGCAAATTCAATCCTTCCATTATACACGACGACATCGGAAATGGCAAGGTCAACGATATCGGGAATAGCAACTTTGATTCTATGAGCTGAGAAGTATTTAGTGTATCTATCGTCTCTGTTTTGCTGCATGTATCCAACAGTTGAGGCAAAGATTGAAGAAAATCTAACAATTCCATAATCAAAATTCATTTTCAGGAAGTCCATATTTGGATTGTCACCAGAGAGTATGGGTTTACTGCCGTAACCATAACCATATGTGAGTTTTTCCCGACCGAACTGAGCGGAAAGCCCCATTCCTTCGGTCGGTTCGATGTAGAACTTCAGGTAAGCATTTGTGAAGTCATAGTTATTATAAGATTCCGAGTTTTCATTGAACTTAAAATTTGAACGCAATTTTGGTTCAATAAACGGAGCAAGTTCACTACTACCGCCTATAAAACCTTTTGTGAAATCGAAAGAATAACCGAGATGATTAAAAATAGTGCCACGAGCTCTGAAACCACCATCCATCATTACGGACTGTATT
Encoded here:
- a CDS encoding capsule assembly Wzi family protein yields the protein MTVKKIINYDEDNPNLSRFEIANFLKTIDSKKTELSNTEIKILNKYKVEFIPEEANKDNTWQMFGSGKNFIKNLEDFFSNKQKYIFTAGKPGSNAFIEGIGNIYAGTEFKPNNKIQSVMMDGGFRARGTIFNHLGYSFDFTKGFIGGSSELAPFIEPKLRSNFKFNENSESYNNYDFTNAYLKFYIEPTEGMGLSAQFGREKLTYGYGYGSKPILSGDNPNMDFLKMNFDYGIVRFSSIFASTVGYMQQNRDDRYTKYFSAHRIKVAIPDIVDLAISDVVVYNGRIEFAYLNPILLWHFAEKSLQDRDNKNFIFDFKTKFLKNVELQGTFFVDDDEQFAILSGATTRSQKYVYQIGTMIYEPFIKNLSLTVEYTKIRPYTYTHYDIRDNYTAYGVNLGHRIGPNADELFTRITYNISDWGRINLEYSHVRKGNNIYDANGNLVTNVGGDIAQGHRTGIDPEEAPFLAGNRVNTDAIGLNFRWIPIRNYIFDFYYGYNIQNYITEGYKKDFSFGYIRMNVEY
- a CDS encoding two-component regulator propeller domain-containing protein — encoded protein: MKIKLTCLYILLLSAVFISNVFSQNIIVYNSSNSGLPNAPVLCITPDRYGAIWIGTQDSGIVKFYNNQWTRYDSANSGLPGNKIRDIVFD